ATATTATGGTTAAAAATAGAACAGCAGCTGTCGCCTTAAGCTGCACCGTCCTCGCCTTTCTATTCAGCGGCCAGGCCTTTTCGGGTTCCCGGCCGAACGTGCTATTCATTGCGATTGACGATCTCAATGCCTGTCCGGACCGGATGGGCGGAGAAACGGTGGTGCAGACGCCGAATATCAATCGTCTGGCGGATCGGGGGGTCTTTTTTATGAATGCCCACTGCGCGGCTCCCTCCTGCGGGCCGTCGCGGGCTGCTGTGCTTTCGGGCATGGCTCCGGCCGCTACGGGGGTGTACAGCAATAATCAGGACTGGCGGAAAAATTCCGTGCTGAAAGACCGCCCGACGATTCCTCAGTACTTTAAGGACCAGGGCTATGAGGTGGTCGGCGGCGGAAAAATCTACCATGCTTCATCGTTCAGTGAGATCCAGCGGGCGGGGCTGTTTGATCCGAAACCGTGGGACGACTATTTTCCGTCCAGAAAGCAGCAGCTGCTGGAAGATGTTATTGAGGGGCACAGCGGCCGGTTCGACTGGGCGGCTACGGAGATGTCGCCTGAGGAAACAGGGGATGGAAAGGTGGTGGCCTGGGCATCGGAAATGCTCGCCCGGGAGTATGACCGTCCGCTCTTTCTGGCGGTCGGGATTTATCATCCGCACTATCCCTGGTATACGCCCCGAAAATATTATGATCGGCATCCGATGGATCAGCTCTCTCTTCCGGAGATTCCAGCGGATGATATGGATGATCTTCCGCCCGCCGGACAGAAAATGGGGAATGACCACTATCATAAAAAAATGGTGGAGGACGGGGAATGGGAGGAATACGTTCGCGGTTACAACGCTGCGGTAAGTTTTGCCGATGATATGGTTGGACGTTTGTTGACCGCGCTTGAAAAAAGTCCGCATGCAGAAAATACGGTGGTCGTTCTCTGGTCGGACCACGGGTACCATAACGGGCAGAAGCAGCGGTGGGAAAAATATGCACTTTGGGAGCAGACGACCCGGGTGCCGCTCATTTTTTCCGCTCCTGGATTTAAGGGCGGGCTGGAATGTGCTGAACCGGTCAGTCTGCTGGATATTTTTCCAACCCTGAACGATATCTGTGGTTTTCCGGCTGTGGAGCGGCTGGATGGAGAGAGTCTGGTTCCGCTGATGCAGAATCCCGGAAAGAAGACCGGGCGTGCGGTGGTCATCACCACCAAGTATAAGACGCATGCGGTTCGCACTGACCGGTGGCGCTATATTCGCTATGCGAACGGAGACGAGGAACTTTACGACCAGAAGAAAGATCCGAAGAATTTTACGAACCTGGCCGAAAACCCGGAATATGCCGGGGTTAAGGCCGAGTTAAGCCGGCTTCTTCCGGCGTATAACGCCCCAATCAATCCTACGGGCAACTGGAAGAAAAAAAGCCCGGAACTCCAAGCTGATCATAAATGAAGCAGGTCCGGCCCGCTCCGCCGTTTGGTGGGTGGACGGCAAGGGAAGTTGATCAATAAATAAAAGGGAAAAATAATGAAAAGAAAGTGGATTATTCTCGGTGCAGCAGGTGTCTTGTTTGCGGCGGCAACAGCAACCGCCGGGACGGCAAAACATGCTGCACGAGTCATGGTTAAAGGGGAGCTGGAGAAGGAACGTGAATCATCCAAGGATGAACGGGAGAACAGCAGCACCCGGATTAAGTCGGAAAGTCAGCATTATGAACTGCAGGTGACGGTTTCAAATGTCATCAAAAAGGACGGTACATTTGATTTGGAGTGGTATTTCTTTAAGCGGAATCTGGATTC
This is a stretch of genomic DNA from Pontiella agarivorans. It encodes these proteins:
- a CDS encoding sulfatase, which translates into the protein MVKNRTAAVALSCTVLAFLFSGQAFSGSRPNVLFIAIDDLNACPDRMGGETVVQTPNINRLADRGVFFMNAHCAAPSCGPSRAAVLSGMAPAATGVYSNNQDWRKNSVLKDRPTIPQYFKDQGYEVVGGGKIYHASSFSEIQRAGLFDPKPWDDYFPSRKQQLLEDVIEGHSGRFDWAATEMSPEETGDGKVVAWASEMLAREYDRPLFLAVGIYHPHYPWYTPRKYYDRHPMDQLSLPEIPADDMDDLPPAGQKMGNDHYHKKMVEDGEWEEYVRGYNAAVSFADDMVGRLLTALEKSPHAENTVVVLWSDHGYHNGQKQRWEKYALWEQTTRVPLIFSAPGFKGGLECAEPVSLLDIFPTLNDICGFPAVERLDGESLVPLMQNPGKKTGRAVVITTKYKTHAVRTDRWRYIRYANGDEELYDQKKDPKNFTNLAENPEYAGVKAELSRLLPAYNAPINPTGNWKKKSPELQADHK